One Pieris napi chromosome 13, ilPieNapi1.2, whole genome shotgun sequence genomic window carries:
- the LOC125055533 gene encoding uncharacterized protein LOC125055533, which translates to MEKTSFFFLLLVSCGSASIIVPQEISTLIDFILKFLPPFKKATEESRIGFGFAYGNHADFQTVVQFGPDKEKKDDFSTTKRRATDEVKKRKSLKLASRETSIKR; encoded by the exons ATGGAGAAAACCtcatttttctttttgctTCTGGTATCATGTG gaAGCGCTTCCATTATTGTACCTCAGGAGATATCAACTTTAATagactttatattaaaatttttaccacCCTtcaaaaaag CAACAGAAGAATCGCGTATTGGTTTCGGCTTTGCATATGGCAACCACGCGGATTTTCAAACAGTTGTACAGTTTGGCCCTGATAAGGAGAAAAAGGAtg ATTTTTCAACAACGAAGAGACGAGCGACCGATGaggtaaaaaaaagaaaatcactTAAACTTGCATCCAGGGAAACATCTATAAAGCGTTAA